A genomic segment from Paenibacillus sp. FSL K6-1096 encodes:
- the odhB gene encoding 2-oxoglutarate dehydrogenase complex dihydrolipoyllysine-residue succinyltransferase, whose amino-acid sequence MSEIKVPDLGESISEGTIYKWLVKEGDTVGQGDVLAELETDKVNLEISAEEDGVISSILRQAGDNVAVGEAIGIIDTAAGAGAAGSAPAAASAPQGGSAPAAAEPAPAAAVPAAAAPAAAEVAAAGAAALASPGARKLARERGIDLGEVSARDPIGRIGQADVNGHSAAAPQAAAPAAPAARPEPAKPSAAAGKAPHAEDGKATERKRMSRRRLTIASRLVEAQQTAAMLTTFNEVDMTAILDIRKRRKDAFKEKHEVGLGFMSFFTKAVIGALKAYPMLNAEIDGEDLLLKKYYDIGIAVAAKEGLVVPVVRDADRLSFPEIERQIGELASKARANTLSLPELQGGTFTITNGGVFGSLLSTPILNTPQVGILGMHKIQLRPIALDEERTVNRPMMYIALSYDHRIVDGSEAVSFLVKVKELLEDPEALLLEG is encoded by the coding sequence GTGTCCGAAATCAAAGTACCCGATCTGGGCGAATCCATTTCCGAAGGAACGATCTACAAATGGCTGGTGAAAGAGGGCGACACTGTCGGCCAGGGGGATGTGCTTGCCGAGCTTGAGACCGACAAGGTCAATCTGGAGATCAGCGCGGAGGAGGACGGCGTGATCTCCTCCATCCTCCGCCAGGCGGGCGACAATGTTGCCGTAGGCGAAGCCATCGGCATCATTGACACCGCCGCCGGGGCGGGGGCTGCTGGCAGCGCACCTGCTGCTGCCAGCGCACCGCAGGGCGGCAGCGCGCCTGCGGCTGCCGAGCCTGCGCCAGCAGCGGCTGTTCCCGCCGCTGCGGCTCCTGCCGCCGCCGAAGTTGCGGCGGCCGGCGCTGCGGCCCTGGCTTCGCCGGGGGCGCGCAAGCTGGCACGGGAGCGGGGCATCGACCTCGGCGAGGTCTCTGCCCGCGACCCTATCGGCCGGATTGGCCAGGCCGATGTGAATGGCCATAGCGCAGCTGCGCCGCAGGCGGCTGCGCCAGCGGCTCCGGCGGCGCGGCCGGAGCCGGCGAAGCCGTCCGCTGCGGCGGGCAAGGCGCCGCACGCCGAGGACGGCAAAGCGACCGAGCGCAAGCGCATGTCGCGGCGGCGGCTGACCATTGCCAGCCGCCTCGTCGAAGCGCAGCAGACGGCAGCGATGCTGACCACCTTCAACGAGGTGGACATGACCGCGATTCTCGACATCCGCAAACGCCGCAAGGATGCCTTCAAGGAGAAGCACGAGGTCGGACTCGGCTTCATGTCCTTCTTCACCAAGGCTGTCATCGGCGCGCTGAAGGCCTACCCGATGCTGAATGCCGAGATCGACGGCGAGGATCTCCTGCTGAAGAAGTATTACGACATCGGCATTGCCGTAGCCGCCAAGGAAGGCCTGGTCGTTCCGGTCGTCCGCGATGCGGACCGGCTGAGCTTCCCTGAGATCGAGCGGCAGATTGGCGAGCTCGCCTCCAAGGCGCGGGCCAACACGCTCAGCCTGCCGGAGCTGCAGGGCGGAACCTTCACCATCACGAACGGCGGCGTGTTCGGGTCCCTGCTGTCCACACCAATCCTCAACACCCCGCAGGTCGGTATTCTCGGGATGCACAAAATCCAGCTGCGCCCCATCGCACTGGACGAGGAGCGCACCGTCAACCGCCCGATGATGTACATCGCCTTATCCTATGATCACCGGATCGTAGACGGCTCAGAGGCCGTCAGCTTCCTGGTCAAGGTCAAGGAGCTGCTGGAAGACCCTGAGGCGCTGCTGCTGGAAGGCTAA
- a CDS encoding helix-turn-helix domain-containing protein, with protein sequence MSDTLGSRIHKLRQEKGYSLSELADKADVAKSYLSNVERNIQSNPSIQFIEKIADALQVSIHTVLYGAPPEAEEPALDGEWFRLVQEAMASGISKREFKEFLDYQKWRMEHKDH encoded by the coding sequence GTGTCAGATACGTTGGGAAGCCGCATCCACAAACTCCGTCAGGAGAAGGGGTACTCTCTATCCGAGCTTGCGGATAAGGCGGATGTAGCGAAATCATACCTCAGTAATGTGGAACGGAACATCCAATCGAACCCGTCTATTCAATTCATTGAGAAGATTGCCGATGCGCTTCAGGTATCCATTCACACCGTACTGTATGGAGCGCCCCCGGAGGCTGAGGAGCCGGCGCTGGACGGGGAATGGTTCCGGCTCGTTCAGGAAGCGATGGCTTCCGGAATCAGCAAACGCGAATTCAAGGAATTCCTCGATTACCAGAAATGGCGCATGGAGCACAAGGATCACTAA
- a CDS encoding anti-repressor SinI family protein has product MDKSNQGNDELRAVELDLEWVYLLMAAREAGIQAEEIRRFLSEKALQAM; this is encoded by the coding sequence TTGGATAAGTCCAACCAGGGGAATGACGAGCTGCGGGCAGTTGAATTGGATTTAGAATGGGTGTACTTGCTGATGGCTGCCCGGGAGGCAGGCATTCAGGCGGAGGAGATCCGCCGTTTCTTAAGCGAGAAGGCACTCCAGGCGATGTAG
- a CDS encoding 2-oxoglutarate dehydrogenase E1 component: MAIKEPYSDTVWSKYYGPNLGYIQERYDQFVKDPSSVEQHYRDLFTVSGPPPLAPDAERTPAPAVTADASWLKKAVKASKLIANIRIYGHMAADIDPLERKSNPMAKWLELETYELTREDLNAMPASLIWDNAPEDVRTAMDAVHRMRQAYTQTIAYEFGHVHDERELRWLNSQAESMTSPAPLNNAERKELLKRLVQVEHFETFLHKTFVGQKRFSLEGNDALVPMLDEIVRAAAHDGAEHILMGMAHRGRLNVLAHILGKPYDIIFSEFHHSPNKELFPSEGSMGINYGWTGDVKYHLGADRAVRQGETVRTRITLANNPSHLEFVNPVVEGFTRAAQEERRSPGLPKLDTNKAVAVLMHGDAAFPGEGIVAETLNIGKLQGYQNGGTVHIIVNNRIGFTTESEDSRSTHYASDLAKGYEIPIVHVNADDPEACIAAVRLASAYRHMFKKDFLIDLIGYRRHGHNEMDDPDTTQPLVYGKVRSHPTVYRLYAERLQREKVVTEDDVKAMIAETESVLQQAFEQMKEGKQKGTESKTAVALDADLPAKRPTAFPLAGLQEINRELLRVPSGFKVYPKLERILQRRKDALNDGERVDWALAETLAFATILKDGTPIRLSGQDSQRGTFAHRHLVLHDSENGELYSPLHQISDARASFGVYNSPLSEASVLGFEYGYNVFAPETFVIWEAQYGDFANAAQVIIDQFISAGRAKWTQRSNLTILLPHGYEGQGPEHSSGRLERFLQLSAEENWTVANLTSAAQYFHLLRRQASLGGQADARPLVIMAPKSLIRNQRSTSPGADLASGTFQPVLPEPLLGSKPEAVKRLVVCSGKVAIDLQTELEAGRDTDWSWLHILRMEQLYPFPERELAAQLSTLRSLEEIVWVQEEPKNMGGWTYADSRLRAIAPQNVSVQYIGRPERSSPASGYAEVHTFEQRRIVREALKLNTQVQAPVPSS; the protein is encoded by the coding sequence ATGGCAATCAAAGAGCCCTATAGTGACACGGTTTGGAGTAAATACTACGGCCCCAACCTGGGCTACATCCAGGAAAGATATGACCAGTTTGTCAAGGACCCTTCATCTGTCGAACAACATTACCGCGATCTGTTCACGGTATCCGGCCCGCCCCCTCTGGCCCCGGATGCGGAGAGAACTCCGGCTCCGGCGGTTACAGCCGATGCCAGCTGGCTGAAGAAGGCCGTCAAGGCCTCGAAGCTGATCGCCAATATTCGTATATACGGCCATATGGCCGCCGACATTGACCCGCTGGAGCGCAAGAGCAACCCGATGGCCAAATGGCTGGAGCTGGAGACATACGAGCTGACCCGTGAGGATCTCAATGCCATGCCCGCCTCCCTGATCTGGGACAATGCCCCGGAGGATGTACGCACTGCGATGGACGCTGTCCACAGAATGCGCCAGGCCTACACGCAGACCATCGCCTATGAATTCGGGCATGTGCACGATGAACGCGAGCTGCGCTGGCTGAACAGCCAGGCGGAGTCGATGACCTCCCCTGCCCCGCTGAACAACGCCGAGCGCAAGGAGCTGCTGAAGCGGCTGGTTCAGGTGGAGCATTTCGAGACCTTCCTGCACAAGACGTTTGTCGGCCAGAAGCGGTTCAGCCTGGAGGGCAACGATGCCCTTGTGCCTATGCTGGATGAGATTGTGCGGGCTGCCGCCCATGACGGTGCAGAGCATATCCTGATGGGGATGGCCCACCGCGGCCGGCTTAATGTGCTGGCGCATATTCTGGGCAAGCCTTATGATATTATTTTCTCGGAGTTCCATCATTCGCCGAACAAGGAGCTGTTCCCTTCCGAAGGCTCGATGGGGATCAACTACGGCTGGACCGGCGATGTGAAATACCATCTCGGCGCCGACCGCGCCGTCCGCCAGGGCGAAACGGTACGCACCCGGATCACGCTGGCCAATAACCCGAGCCACCTTGAATTCGTCAACCCGGTGGTCGAAGGCTTCACGCGTGCTGCCCAGGAGGAGCGCCGCTCCCCGGGCCTGCCGAAGCTGGACACGAACAAGGCGGTGGCTGTGCTGATGCACGGCGATGCAGCCTTCCCTGGCGAAGGCATTGTGGCAGAGACGCTGAATATCGGCAAGCTGCAGGGTTACCAGAACGGCGGAACCGTGCATATTATCGTCAATAACCGGATCGGCTTCACGACGGAGAGCGAGGATTCCCGCTCCACCCATTATGCCAGTGACCTGGCTAAGGGCTACGAGATTCCGATTGTGCATGTCAACGCCGATGATCCCGAGGCCTGCATTGCCGCTGTCCGTCTGGCCAGCGCTTACCGCCATATGTTCAAGAAGGACTTCCTGATTGACCTGATCGGCTACCGCCGCCACGGGCATAACGAGATGGATGATCCCGATACGACCCAGCCGCTGGTCTACGGCAAGGTACGCAGCCACCCTACGGTCTACCGGCTGTACGCCGAGCGTCTCCAGCGTGAGAAGGTAGTGACTGAGGATGACGTCAAGGCCATGATTGCCGAGACCGAAAGTGTGCTGCAGCAGGCGTTCGAGCAGATGAAGGAGGGCAAGCAGAAGGGTACGGAGTCCAAGACCGCTGTAGCGCTGGACGCCGACCTTCCGGCCAAACGCCCGACCGCCTTCCCGCTCGCCGGCCTGCAGGAGATCAACCGCGAGCTGCTGCGTGTGCCGTCCGGCTTCAAGGTCTATCCGAAGCTGGAACGGATTCTGCAGCGCCGCAAGGATGCGCTGAATGACGGGGAGCGTGTGGACTGGGCGCTGGCGGAGACCCTCGCCTTCGCTACCATTCTGAAGGACGGCACTCCGATCCGCCTCAGCGGCCAGGATTCCCAGCGCGGCACCTTCGCGCACCGCCATCTGGTGCTGCATGACAGCGAGAACGGCGAGCTCTATTCTCCGCTGCATCAGATCAGCGATGCCCGCGCCTCCTTCGGTGTCTACAACAGCCCGCTGTCGGAAGCCTCGGTGCTCGGGTTCGAATACGGGTACAATGTGTTCGCGCCGGAGACCTTCGTCATCTGGGAAGCGCAGTACGGCGACTTCGCCAATGCGGCCCAGGTCATTATCGACCAGTTCATCTCCGCCGGCCGGGCCAAGTGGACGCAGCGCAGCAATCTGACGATTCTGCTGCCCCATGGCTATGAAGGCCAGGGACCGGAGCACTCCAGCGGCCGGCTGGAACGCTTCCTCCAGCTCTCCGCCGAGGAGAACTGGACGGTGGCCAACCTGACCTCCGCCGCGCAGTACTTCCACCTGCTCCGCCGCCAGGCATCACTCGGCGGGCAGGCAGATGCCCGGCCGCTGGTCATCATGGCGCCGAAGAGCCTGATCCGCAACCAGCGCAGCACCTCGCCGGGAGCGGACCTCGCCTCCGGAACCTTCCAGCCGGTGCTTCCTGAGCCGCTGCTGGGCAGCAAGCCGGAAGCAGTGAAGCGTCTGGTCGTATGCAGCGGCAAGGTCGCTATTGATCTGCAGACGGAGCTGGAGGCCGGACGCGATACAGACTGGTCCTGGCTGCATATCCTCCGTATGGAGCAGCTCTATCCCTTCCCGGAACGGGAGCTTGCTGCCCAGCTCAGCACACTCCGCTCGCTGGAGGAGATCGTATGGGTACAGGAGGAGCCGAAGAACATGGGCGGCTGGACCTATGCCGATTCCCGGCTCCGCGCCATCGCTCCGCAGAACGTGTCCGTCCAGTATATCGGCCGTCCGGAGCGCTCCAGCCCGGCCAGCGGCTATGCGGAGGTTCACACCTTCGAGCAGCGGCGGATTGTCAGGGAAGCCCTGAAGCTCAATACTCAAGTGCAAGCACCAGTACCGTCCTCCTGA
- a CDS encoding TasA family protein, which produces MGIKKTLGLGAASAALGLSLIGGGTFAYFSSTATSTATFAAGTLKLGSSFNTPVALSNLKPGDYTVRTFTLSNEGTLDIKFLKLATSYTVTDAKGDNAGQDLGAHFKVKLLKDSYTSGSTDGYVLSEVTLKDLKNIPSYDLVTLGALPGGISAAQSKTFKVAFEFVDNGQDQNAFQGDSLALNWTFDALQGIGEAK; this is translated from the coding sequence ATGGGTATCAAAAAAACACTGGGTCTTGGCGCAGCATCGGCAGCACTGGGATTATCTCTGATCGGGGGAGGCACCTTCGCATACTTCAGCTCGACCGCTACCAGCACGGCCACCTTCGCGGCAGGCACACTGAAGCTCGGCTCTTCCTTCAATACTCCCGTAGCCTTAAGCAACCTGAAGCCGGGCGATTATACGGTCCGCACCTTCACCCTGTCCAATGAAGGCACGCTGGATATCAAATTCCTCAAGCTGGCCACCAGCTATACCGTAACCGATGCCAAGGGGGATAACGCGGGCCAGGATCTCGGAGCCCACTTCAAGGTCAAGCTGCTCAAGGATTCGTATACCAGCGGCTCCACGGACGGATATGTGCTCTCCGAGGTCACGCTGAAGGATCTGAAGAATATCCCGAGCTACGATCTTGTGACTCTTGGGGCCTTGCCGGGCGGAATCAGCGCCGCACAGTCCAAAACCTTCAAGGTCGCCTTCGAATTCGTGGACAACGGCCAGGACCAGAACGCCTTTCAGGGAGACAGCCTGGCGCTGAACTGGACCTTCGATGCCCTGCAGGGCATCGGGGAAGCTAAATAG